A DNA window from Lagenorhynchus albirostris chromosome 5, mLagAlb1.1, whole genome shotgun sequence contains the following coding sequences:
- the MLF1 gene encoding myeloid leukemia factor 1 isoform X5, whose translation MFGMLSSSFEDDPFFSDSFMAHQESMRQMMRNFSEPFGRDLFSISDGRGRARNHTGHEDGENSLTRTDVNPFQAMDRMMLNMRNSMQELQRNFGNLSTDPNGHSFSSSSVMTYSKVGDEPPKVFQASTQTRRAPGGVKETRRALRDSESGLEKMAVGHHLHDRAHVIKKSKNKKTGDEEVNQEFINMNESDAHAFDDEWQNEVLKYQPRGQWHNLENSRMRNIGHENSGSRELKRRNCIKVQPLNVEEDQMFMWINSTSKDHL comes from the exons TGATTCTTTTATGGCACACCAAGAAAGTATGCGACAGATGATGAGAAATTTTTCTGAACCTTTTGGAAGAGACCTGTTCAGCATCTCTGATGGCAGAGGAAGAGCTCGTAACCATACGGGACATGAGGATGGAGAAAATTCCTTGACT CGTACAGATGTCAACCCTTTTCAGGCAATGGACCGAATGATGTTAAATATGCGAAACAGCATGCAGGAATTACAAAGAAACTTT GGTAACCTTTCAACGGATCCAAATGGACATTCGTTTAGTTCTTCCTCAGTTATGACTTATTCCAAAGTAGGAGATGAACCACCAAAGGTTTTCCAGGCCTCAACTCAAACCCGCAGGGCTCCAGGAGGA GTAAAGGAAACTAGGAGAGCACTGAGAGATTCTGAGAGTGGACTAGAAAAAATGGCTGTTGGTCATCACCTCCATGACCGAGCTCATGTCATTAAAAAGTCAAAGAACAAGAAGACTGGAGATGAAGAGGTCAATCAAGAGTTCATCAATATGAATGAAA GTGATGCTCATGCTTTTGATGATGAGTGGCAAAATGAGGTTCTGAAGTACCAACCAAGGGGACAATGGCACAATCTAGAAAACTCTAGGATGCGAAACATTGGTCATGAGAATTCAGGATCCCGAGAACTTAAAAGAAG AAACTGCATCAAAGTCCAGCCATTGAACGTGGAAGAAGATCAAATGTTTATGTGGATAAACTCAACATCAAAGGATCACCtatga
- the MLF1 gene encoding myeloid leukemia factor 1 isoform X1, which produces MFGMLSSSFEDDPFFSDSFMAHQESMRQMMRNFSEPFGRDLFSISDGRGRARNHTGHEDGENSLTDIQKEEGKIGRLVYARAVPQPRIHHSRTDVNPFQAMDRMMLNMRNSMQELQRNFGNLSTDPNGHSFSSSSVMTYSKVGDEPPKVFQASTQTRRAPGGVKETRRALRDSESGLEKMAVGHHLHDRAHVIKKSKNKKTGDEEVNQEFINMNESDAHAFDDEWQNEVLKYQPRGQWHNLENSRMRNIGHENSGSRELKRREKLHQSPAIERGRRSNVYVDKLNIKGSPMKINKK; this is translated from the exons TGATTCTTTTATGGCACACCAAGAAAGTATGCGACAGATGATGAGAAATTTTTCTGAACCTTTTGGAAGAGACCTGTTCAGCATCTCTGATGGCAGAGGAAGAGCTCGTAACCATACGGGACATGAGGATGGAGAAAATTCCTTGACT GATAtccagaaggaagaaggaaaaattggAAGACTAGTCTATGCTAGAGCTGTCCCACAGCCAAGGATACACCACTCA CGTACAGATGTCAACCCTTTTCAGGCAATGGACCGAATGATGTTAAATATGCGAAACAGCATGCAGGAATTACAAAGAAACTTT GGTAACCTTTCAACGGATCCAAATGGACATTCGTTTAGTTCTTCCTCAGTTATGACTTATTCCAAAGTAGGAGATGAACCACCAAAGGTTTTCCAGGCCTCAACTCAAACCCGCAGGGCTCCAGGAGGA GTAAAGGAAACTAGGAGAGCACTGAGAGATTCTGAGAGTGGACTAGAAAAAATGGCTGTTGGTCATCACCTCCATGACCGAGCTCATGTCATTAAAAAGTCAAAGAACAAGAAGACTGGAGATGAAGAGGTCAATCAAGAGTTCATCAATATGAATGAAA GTGATGCTCATGCTTTTGATGATGAGTGGCAAAATGAGGTTCTGAAGTACCAACCAAGGGGACAATGGCACAATCTAGAAAACTCTAGGATGCGAAACATTGGTCATGAGAATTCAGGATCCCGAGAACTTAAAAGAAG GGAGAAACTGCATCAAAGTCCAGCCATTGAACGTGGAAGAAGATCAAATGTTTATGTGGATAAACTCAACATCAAAGGATCACCtatgaaaatcaacaaaaaataa
- the MLF1 gene encoding myeloid leukemia factor 1 isoform X3: MFGMLSSSFEDDPFFSDSFMAHQESMRQMMRNFSEPFGRDLFSISDGRGRARNHTGHEDGENSLTRTDVNPFQAMDRMMLNMRNSMQELQRNFGNLSTDPNGHSFSSSSVMTYSKVGDEPPKVFQASTQTRRAPGGVKETRRALRDSESGLEKMAVGHHLHDRAHVIKKSKNKKTGDEEVNQEFINMNESDAHAFDDEWQNEVLKYQPRGQWHNLENSRMRNIGHENSGSRELKRREKLHQSPAIERGRRSNVYVDKLNIKGSPMKINKK, encoded by the exons TGATTCTTTTATGGCACACCAAGAAAGTATGCGACAGATGATGAGAAATTTTTCTGAACCTTTTGGAAGAGACCTGTTCAGCATCTCTGATGGCAGAGGAAGAGCTCGTAACCATACGGGACATGAGGATGGAGAAAATTCCTTGACT CGTACAGATGTCAACCCTTTTCAGGCAATGGACCGAATGATGTTAAATATGCGAAACAGCATGCAGGAATTACAAAGAAACTTT GGTAACCTTTCAACGGATCCAAATGGACATTCGTTTAGTTCTTCCTCAGTTATGACTTATTCCAAAGTAGGAGATGAACCACCAAAGGTTTTCCAGGCCTCAACTCAAACCCGCAGGGCTCCAGGAGGA GTAAAGGAAACTAGGAGAGCACTGAGAGATTCTGAGAGTGGACTAGAAAAAATGGCTGTTGGTCATCACCTCCATGACCGAGCTCATGTCATTAAAAAGTCAAAGAACAAGAAGACTGGAGATGAAGAGGTCAATCAAGAGTTCATCAATATGAATGAAA GTGATGCTCATGCTTTTGATGATGAGTGGCAAAATGAGGTTCTGAAGTACCAACCAAGGGGACAATGGCACAATCTAGAAAACTCTAGGATGCGAAACATTGGTCATGAGAATTCAGGATCCCGAGAACTTAAAAGAAG GGAGAAACTGCATCAAAGTCCAGCCATTGAACGTGGAAGAAGATCAAATGTTTATGTGGATAAACTCAACATCAAAGGATCACCtatgaaaatcaacaaaaaataa
- the MLF1 gene encoding myeloid leukemia factor 1 isoform X2, with the protein MAHQESMRQMMRNFSEPFGRDLFSISDGRGRARNHTGHEDGENSLTDIQKEEGKIGRLVYARAVPQPRIHHSRTDVNPFQAMDRMMLNMRNSMQELQRNFGNLSTDPNGHSFSSSSVMTYSKVGDEPPKVFQASTQTRRAPGGVKETRRALRDSESGLEKMAVGHHLHDRAHVIKKSKNKKTGDEEVNQEFINMNESDAHAFDDEWQNEVLKYQPRGQWHNLENSRMRNIGHENSGSRELKRREKLHQSPAIERGRRSNVYVDKLNIKGSPMKINKK; encoded by the exons ATGGCACACCAAGAAAGTATGCGACAGATGATGAGAAATTTTTCTGAACCTTTTGGAAGAGACCTGTTCAGCATCTCTGATGGCAGAGGAAGAGCTCGTAACCATACGGGACATGAGGATGGAGAAAATTCCTTGACT GATAtccagaaggaagaaggaaaaattggAAGACTAGTCTATGCTAGAGCTGTCCCACAGCCAAGGATACACCACTCA CGTACAGATGTCAACCCTTTTCAGGCAATGGACCGAATGATGTTAAATATGCGAAACAGCATGCAGGAATTACAAAGAAACTTT GGTAACCTTTCAACGGATCCAAATGGACATTCGTTTAGTTCTTCCTCAGTTATGACTTATTCCAAAGTAGGAGATGAACCACCAAAGGTTTTCCAGGCCTCAACTCAAACCCGCAGGGCTCCAGGAGGA GTAAAGGAAACTAGGAGAGCACTGAGAGATTCTGAGAGTGGACTAGAAAAAATGGCTGTTGGTCATCACCTCCATGACCGAGCTCATGTCATTAAAAAGTCAAAGAACAAGAAGACTGGAGATGAAGAGGTCAATCAAGAGTTCATCAATATGAATGAAA GTGATGCTCATGCTTTTGATGATGAGTGGCAAAATGAGGTTCTGAAGTACCAACCAAGGGGACAATGGCACAATCTAGAAAACTCTAGGATGCGAAACATTGGTCATGAGAATTCAGGATCCCGAGAACTTAAAAGAAG GGAGAAACTGCATCAAAGTCCAGCCATTGAACGTGGAAGAAGATCAAATGTTTATGTGGATAAACTCAACATCAAAGGATCACCtatgaaaatcaacaaaaaataa
- the MLF1 gene encoding myeloid leukemia factor 1 isoform X4 produces MFGMLSSSFEDDPFFSDSFMAHQESMRQMMRNFSEPFGRDLFSISDGRGRARNHTGHEDGENSLTDIQKEEGKIGRLVYARAVPQPRIHHSRTDVNPFQAMDRMMLNMRNSMQELQRNFGNLSTDPNGHSFSSSSVMTYSKVGDEPPKVFQASTQTRRAPGGVKETRRALRDSESGLEKMAVGHHLHDRAHVIKKSKNKKTGDEEVNQEFINMNESDAHAFDDEWQNEVLKYQPRGQWHNLENSRMRNIGHENSGSRELKRRL; encoded by the exons TGATTCTTTTATGGCACACCAAGAAAGTATGCGACAGATGATGAGAAATTTTTCTGAACCTTTTGGAAGAGACCTGTTCAGCATCTCTGATGGCAGAGGAAGAGCTCGTAACCATACGGGACATGAGGATGGAGAAAATTCCTTGACT GATAtccagaaggaagaaggaaaaattggAAGACTAGTCTATGCTAGAGCTGTCCCACAGCCAAGGATACACCACTCA CGTACAGATGTCAACCCTTTTCAGGCAATGGACCGAATGATGTTAAATATGCGAAACAGCATGCAGGAATTACAAAGAAACTTT GGTAACCTTTCAACGGATCCAAATGGACATTCGTTTAGTTCTTCCTCAGTTATGACTTATTCCAAAGTAGGAGATGAACCACCAAAGGTTTTCCAGGCCTCAACTCAAACCCGCAGGGCTCCAGGAGGA GTAAAGGAAACTAGGAGAGCACTGAGAGATTCTGAGAGTGGACTAGAAAAAATGGCTGTTGGTCATCACCTCCATGACCGAGCTCATGTCATTAAAAAGTCAAAGAACAAGAAGACTGGAGATGAAGAGGTCAATCAAGAGTTCATCAATATGAATGAAA GTGATGCTCATGCTTTTGATGATGAGTGGCAAAATGAGGTTCTGAAGTACCAACCAAGGGGACAATGGCACAATCTAGAAAACTCTAGGATGCGAAACATTGGTCATGAGAATTCAGGATCCCGAGAACTTAAAAGAAG GCTCTAA